One genomic region from Candidatus Mesenet endosymbiont of Agriotes lineatus encodes:
- the guaA gene encoding glutamine-hydrolyzing GMP synthase — MSKIAIIDFGSQFTQLIARRIREMRIYSEIFPCTIAADEISDFDAFILSGGPDSVNTAEPAASLLNEIMNLNQNRGIPILGICYGKQLICHYFGAQIQSDCKKEFGRTNIKILADSPIIQGLWNVGSEIDVWMSHSDSVISVPSGFNTIAVGAISNAAAIIGNEARKIYCTQFHPEVRHTNNGTGLLSNFLDIAKCERNWTMDSFSVEQIKKIKNEIGNKQVIGAVSGGVDSSVAAVLMHKAIGEQMHCVFIDTGLLRKNQAYDTKAIFEKIGVSLISVDKSDLFFKKLKGIVDPEEKRKIIGNTFIDIFTEEARKIGNIDFLMQGTIYSDVIESGFGSSYGQDTKIKSHHNVGGLPEKMQLKLVEPLRSLFKDEVRLLGKELELPDDVLFCHPFPGPGLALRIIGEVTEEKVKTLQEIDHIYINMMKSYNLYSAIWQAFAILLPIKTVGVMGDRRTYKYVCALRAVTSSDAMTADAFPFEAKQQYGEVFWDFLQNVSNAIINHVKNISRVVYDITSKPPATIEWE; from the coding sequence ATGTCAAAGATAGCAATAATCGACTTTGGTTCGCAATTCACGCAATTGATTGCCAGAAGAATTAGAGAGATGAGGATCTATTCTGAAATATTTCCTTGTACTATAGCAGCTGATGAGATATCTGATTTTGACGCATTTATTTTATCAGGCGGGCCAGATTCTGTAAATACAGCAGAACCTGCTGCATCATTGCTAAATGAGATTATGAATCTAAATCAAAACAGAGGTATTCCAATACTTGGAATATGTTATGGAAAGCAGTTAATTTGTCACTATTTTGGAGCGCAAATACAATCTGATTGTAAAAAAGAATTCGGTAGGACGAATATAAAGATATTGGCTGATTCTCCTATTATTCAGGGTTTATGGAATGTTGGTTCTGAAATAGATGTATGGATGAGCCATTCAGATAGTGTAATAAGCGTGCCAAGTGGGTTTAATACAATTGCAGTTGGAGCGATAAGTAATGCTGCAGCGATAATAGGAAACGAGGCAAGAAAAATATATTGCACTCAATTTCATCCTGAGGTTAGGCATACAAATAATGGAACGGGGTTATTGTCAAATTTTCTCGATATAGCAAAATGTGAAAGAAATTGGACTATGGATTCTTTCTCTGTAGAGCAGATAAAAAAGATAAAAAACGAAATTGGCAACAAGCAGGTTATAGGAGCTGTAAGTGGTGGTGTTGATTCAAGTGTGGCAGCAGTGCTAATGCATAAGGCTATAGGTGAGCAGATGCACTGTGTTTTTATTGATACGGGCTTGCTCAGAAAAAACCAAGCGTATGATACAAAAGCCATATTTGAAAAAATAGGAGTTTCACTTATATCTGTAGATAAATCAGATTTATTTTTTAAAAAATTGAAAGGAATAGTTGATCCAGAGGAAAAACGTAAAATTATTGGTAACACTTTTATTGATATCTTTACGGAAGAAGCAAGAAAAATAGGTAATATAGATTTCTTAATGCAGGGAACTATATATTCTGATGTGATAGAATCAGGTTTTGGTTCAAGTTATGGACAGGACACGAAAATAAAATCTCATCATAATGTTGGTGGGCTACCAGAAAAAATGCAATTAAAGCTTGTGGAACCTTTGCGTTCCTTGTTTAAAGATGAAGTAAGGCTGCTGGGTAAAGAATTAGAATTGCCAGATGATGTTCTTTTTTGTCACCCATTTCCTGGTCCTGGACTTGCTTTGCGGATTATTGGTGAAGTCACAGAAGAGAAAGTTAAAACACTGCAAGAAATAGATCATATATATATCAATATGATGAAGAGTTACAATTTATATAGCGCGATATGGCAGGCCTTTGCCATATTGCTACCAATTAAAACTGTAGGGGTAATGGGAGATAGAAGGACTTATAAATATGTATGTGCCCTAAGAGCTGTAACGTCGTCGGATGCAATGACCGCAGATGCATTTCCTTTTGAAGCAAAACAGCAATATGGGGAAGTGTTTTGGGATTTTTTACAAAATGTTAGCAACGCCATTATTAACCATGTTAAAAACATAAGCAGGGTAGTCTATGATATAACCTCGAAACCACCTGCTACAATTGAATGGGAGTAA